In the genome of Pan troglodytes isolate AG18354 chromosome 15, NHGRI_mPanTro3-v2.0_pri, whole genome shotgun sequence, one region contains:
- the OR4K2 gene encoding olfactory receptor 4K2 codes for MDVGNKSTMSEFVLLGLSNSWELQMFFFMVFSLLYVATMVGNSLIVITVTVDPHLHSPMYFLLTNLSIIDMSLASFATPKMITDYLTGHKTISFDGCLTQIFFLHLFTGTEIILLMAMSFDRYIAICKPLHYASVISPQVCVALVVASWIMGVMHSMSQVIFALTLPFCGPYEVDSFFCDLPVVFQLACVDTYVLGLFMISTSGIIALSCFIVLFNSYVIVLVTVKHHSSRGSSKALSTCTAHFIVVFLFFGPCIFIYMWPLSSFLTDKILSVFYTIFTPILNPIIYTLRNQEVKIAMRKLKNRFLNFNKAMPS; via the coding sequence ATGGATGTGGGCAATAAGTCTACCATGTCTGAATTTGTTTTGCTGGGGCTCTCTAATTCCTGGGAACTACAGATGTTTTTCTTTATGGTGTTTTCATTGCTTTATGTGGCAACAATGGTGGGTAACAGCCTCATAGTCATCACAGTTACAGTGGACCCTCACCTACACTCCCCTATGTATTTCCTGCTTACCAATCTTTCAATCATTGATATGTCTCTTGCTTCTTTCGCCACCCCAAAGATGATTACAGATTACCTAACAGGTCACAAAACCATCTCTTTTGATGGCTGCCTTACCCAGATATTCTTTCTCCACCTTTTCACTGGAACTGAGATCATCTTACTCATGGCCATGTCCTTTGATAGGTATATTGCAATATGCAAGCCCCTGCACTATGCTTCTGTCATTAGTCCCCAGGTGTGTGTTGCTCTCGTGGTGGCTTCCTGGATTATGGGAGTTATGCATTCAATGAGTCAGGTCATATTTGCCCTCACGTTACCATTCTGTGGTCCCTATGAGGTAGACAGCTTTTTCTGTGACCTTCCTGTGGTGTTCCAGTTGGCTTGTGTGGATACTTATGTTCTGGGCCTCTTTATGATCTCAACAAGTGGCATAATTGCATTGtcctgttttattgttttatttaattcatatgTTATTGTCCTGGTTACTGTGAAGCATCATTCTTCCAGAGGATCATCTAAGGCCCTTTCTACTTGTACAGCTCATTTCATTGTTGTCTTCTTGTTCTTTGGGCCATGCATCTTCATCTACATGTGGCCACTAAGCAGCTTTCTCACAGACAAGATTCTGTCTGTGTTTTATACCATCTTTACTCCCATTCTGAACCCAATAATCTATACTTTGAGGAATCAAGAAGTAAAGATAgccatgaggaaactgaaaaataggtttctaaattttaataagGCAATGCCTTCATAG
- the LOC473307 gene encoding olfactory receptor 4K3, with protein MLESFQKSEQMAWSNQSAVTEFILRGLSSSLELQIFYSLFFSIVYAATVLGNLLIVVTIASEPHLHSPVYFLLGNLSFTDMSLASFATPKMIADFLREHKAISFEGCMTQIFFLHLLGGAEIVLLISMSFDRYVAICKPLCYLTIMSQRTCVGLVILSWIVGIFHALSQLAFTVNLPFCGPNEVDSFFCDLPLVIKLICVDTYILGVFMISTSGMIALVCFILLVISYTIILVTIQQHSSGGSSKALSTCSAHFTVVTLFFGPCIFIYVWPFTNFPIDKVLSVFYTIYTPLLNPVIYTVRNKDVRYSMRKLNSHIFKSRKTDYTP; from the coding sequence ATGCTAGAGTCCTTCCAGAAATCAGAGCAAATGGCCTGGAGCAATCAGTCTGCGGTAACCGAATTCATACTACGGGGTCTGTCCAGTTCTTTAGAACTCCAGATTTTCTACTCCCTGTTTTTCTCCATAGTCTATGCAGCCACTGTGCTGGGGAACCTTCTTATTGTGGTCACCATTGCATCAGAGCCACACCTTCATTCCCCTGTGTACTTTCTGCTGGGCAATCTCTCCTTCACTGACATGTCCCTGGCCTCATTTGCCACCCCCAAAATGATTGCAGACTTCCTTAGAGAACACAAAGCAATCTCTTTTGAAGGCTGCATGACCCAGATATTCTTCCTACATCTCTTAGGGGGTGCTGAGATTGTACTGCTGATCTCCATGTCCTTTGATAGGTACGTGGCTATTTGTAAGCCTCTATGTTACCTAACAATCATGAGCCAGAGAACGTGTGTTGGGCTTGTGATACTTTCCTGGATTGTCGGCATCTTCCATGCTCTGAGTCAGTTAGCATTTACAGTGAATCTGCCCTTCTGTGGACCCAATGAAGTAGACAGTTTCTTTTGTGACCTCCCTTTGGTGATTAAACTCATTTGTGTCGACACATATATTCTGGGGGTGTTCATGATCTCAACCAGTGGCATGATTGCCCTGGTGTGCTTCATCCTCTTGGTGATCTCTTACACTATCATCCTGGTCACCATTCAGCAGCATTCCTCTGGTGGATCCTCCAAAGCCCTCTCCACGTGCAGTGCCCACTTTACTGTTGTGACCCTTTTCTTTGGCCCATGCATTTTCATCTATGTGTGGCCTTTCACAAATTTCCCAATAGACAAAGTACTCTCAGTATTTTATACCATATACACTCCCCTCTTGAATCCAGTGATCTATACCGTTAGGAATAAAGATGTCAGGTATTCCATGAGGAAACTAAACAGCCATATCTTTAAATCTAGGAAGACTGATTATACTCCTTAA